The Corynebacterium tuberculostearicum genome window below encodes:
- a CDS encoding FAD/NAD(P)-binding protein, whose translation MSTPAIAIVGMGPRGISILERLSARMDDSSDPITVHLIDDAQHGAGRIWETDQTKTLCMNTRAGAVTLFTEPGSTVDAPVLEGPIQYEWIQLLRGDGENISAAKRELFEQHPPAAHIAQDYREELAATRPESNPSRALYGEYLRWVYDVVIARLPKSISTVNHFSRLETINEDGHQDVLHLADGSEVRADATVLAYGWMIPEYNEQEKQLAASGLNWIAPNNPVEQDYAAIPGGEDVLVRGLGMGFYDIMALTTIERGGTFVEDPSARSGLRYEPCGQEPNFIISSGRGYPYHPKSEYGELPPTMPRRRLKNVIAELSGTQDIDFDAQVWPAIARDSYEAYITTLERVRPDSLLRPRAEILEAIDATAPDELGAAIAPMVTEPWDMNDLIYQIAGFTGDIAELTEHIAQSMEGDIREAAAGHDSPIKAALWSLSQSRKPASILGAEGRYTRESRTGRYGQVMSLGQMIGSGPPLFRVRQLLALVDAGLAHFLGDHPTVSIEADHFTLTSGPRSASAPTLVDAFMHRPDIRTAGDAMTRCLVDSARVRPFPDHGQPTGSPETDGATRRTVHPDGELDARLHIVGIPTYSQWPDTTISPMPGTDPLMLQETDKAAGSLLAVVRS comes from the coding sequence ATGTCTACTCCAGCAATCGCGATCGTCGGCATGGGCCCGCGCGGCATTTCCATCTTGGAACGCCTCTCCGCCCGCATGGACGATTCCAGCGACCCTATTACTGTCCACCTCATCGATGACGCCCAACATGGCGCCGGCCGCATCTGGGAAACGGATCAAACCAAGACGCTGTGCATGAATACTCGCGCCGGCGCGGTCACCCTCTTTACCGAGCCCGGCTCCACCGTTGATGCCCCGGTGCTCGAGGGCCCCATCCAGTACGAGTGGATTCAGCTGCTGCGCGGCGATGGCGAGAATATCTCCGCCGCCAAGCGCGAGCTTTTTGAGCAACACCCTCCGGCCGCTCATATTGCCCAGGACTACCGCGAGGAGCTCGCGGCTACCCGCCCCGAATCGAATCCTTCGCGCGCACTGTATGGCGAGTACCTGCGCTGGGTCTATGACGTGGTCATTGCGCGACTACCCAAGAGCATTTCCACCGTGAATCACTTCAGCCGGTTGGAGACCATCAATGAGGATGGTCACCAAGACGTCCTCCACCTAGCCGATGGCTCCGAGGTGCGCGCCGATGCCACGGTACTGGCCTATGGTTGGATGATTCCGGAATATAACGAACAAGAAAAGCAGTTGGCCGCTTCCGGTTTGAACTGGATCGCCCCTAATAACCCGGTAGAGCAGGACTATGCCGCCATTCCGGGCGGCGAGGACGTGCTGGTGCGCGGTCTGGGCATGGGCTTTTATGACATCATGGCGCTGACCACCATCGAGCGCGGCGGCACATTCGTGGAGGATCCTTCCGCGCGCTCCGGCCTGCGCTATGAACCTTGCGGCCAGGAGCCCAACTTCATCATTTCCTCTGGCCGCGGCTACCCCTACCACCCCAAGTCCGAGTACGGCGAGCTGCCGCCTACCATGCCGCGCCGCCGCCTGAAAAATGTCATTGCGGAGCTCAGTGGCACCCAGGACATCGACTTTGACGCCCAGGTCTGGCCTGCCATCGCGCGCGATAGCTACGAGGCCTATATCACCACCTTGGAGCGCGTGCGCCCGGATTCCCTCCTGCGCCCGCGCGCAGAGATTCTCGAGGCCATCGATGCCACCGCCCCCGATGAGCTGGGCGCGGCCATTGCGCCCATGGTCACCGAGCCATGGGACATGAACGATCTCATATACCAGATTGCCGGGTTTACCGGGGACATCGCTGAGCTCACCGAGCACATTGCCCAGTCCATGGAAGGCGATATCCGGGAGGCCGCCGCCGGCCACGACTCCCCCATCAAGGCCGCACTGTGGTCGCTTTCGCAATCGCGCAAGCCGGCCTCCATCCTCGGCGCAGAGGGCCGCTACACCCGCGAGTCCCGCACCGGCCGCTACGGCCAGGTCATGTCCCTTGGCCAGATGATCGGCTCCGGCCCGCCGCTCTTCCGCGTGCGCCAGTTGCTCGCGCTTGTCGACGCCGGCCTGGCCCACTTCCTAGGCGATCACCCCACCGTGTCCATCGAGGCCGATCACTTCACCTTGACCTCCGGCCCGCGCTCGGCTTCGGCGCCCACGCTTGTCGACGCCTTTATGCACCGCCCCGATATCCGCACCGCCGGCGATGCCATGACGCGCTGCTTGGTGGATTCCGCCCGCGTGCGCCCCTTCCCCGATCACGGCCAACCCACCGGTTCGCCGGAAACGGATGGGGCCACCCGCCGCACCGTTCACCCGGATGGCGAGTTGGATGCACGCCTGCATATCGTGGGCATCCCTACCTATTCCCAGTGGCCGGACACCACCATTTCCCCCATGCCGGGCACGGACCCGCTCATGCTGCAGGAAACCGACAAGGCCGCCGGTTCCCTTCTTGCCGTGGTGCGCTCCTAG
- a CDS encoding cystathionine gamma-synthase translates to MTERSTQNLAQGFTSRSIHGGYHPDPHMGSINVPIYASTTFAQDGLAQLRGGFEYGRVANPTVRSLERTLAALEGAEYARVFSSGMAAADTLIRILVRPGDHVILGNDAYGGSYRLLNDFTEWGVEMSIVNTSDTAAVAAAVQENTKLIWLETPTNPALNITDIAAVAKIKGNAQVLVDNTFATPYLQNPLELGADHVLHSTTKYLGGHSDVLGGAVVTNDAHVDERLLYFQGNVGAVSSPFDAYLTARGIKTLSVRMDRHCANAQRVAEFLQARPEVKQVLYPGLKEHPGHELAAQQMRGFGGMMSVRFHSAEHAKQICLNTRLICLAESLGGVESLIEHPKNMTHVSAEGSELVPPEDLVRISIGIEDIDDLLADLEQALDAL, encoded by the coding sequence ATGACTGAACGCAGCACGCAGAACCTCGCTCAAGGCTTTACGTCCCGTTCCATCCATGGCGGCTATCACCCGGATCCGCACATGGGCTCTATCAACGTGCCCATTTATGCCTCAACCACGTTTGCACAAGACGGCTTGGCGCAGCTGCGCGGCGGATTCGAATACGGCCGCGTGGCCAATCCGACCGTGCGCTCGCTCGAGCGCACCCTAGCGGCATTGGAGGGCGCGGAGTATGCGCGCGTGTTTTCTTCCGGCATGGCCGCCGCCGATACGCTGATCCGCATCTTGGTGCGCCCAGGAGATCACGTCATTTTGGGCAATGACGCCTACGGTGGTTCCTACCGCCTGCTCAATGATTTCACCGAGTGGGGCGTGGAGATGTCCATCGTGAACACCAGCGATACCGCAGCGGTTGCCGCCGCGGTCCAAGAGAATACCAAGCTCATCTGGCTGGAAACGCCCACTAATCCGGCGCTAAATATCACCGATATTGCCGCGGTGGCCAAGATTAAGGGGAATGCGCAGGTACTGGTGGACAATACTTTTGCCACGCCCTACCTGCAGAACCCCCTGGAACTCGGCGCCGACCACGTGCTGCACTCGACCACCAAGTACTTAGGCGGCCATTCAGATGTACTGGGTGGCGCGGTAGTTACTAATGACGCCCACGTGGACGAGCGCTTGCTCTACTTCCAGGGCAATGTGGGTGCGGTGAGCTCGCCTTTCGACGCCTACTTAACCGCCCGCGGCATCAAGACGCTGTCGGTGCGTATGGACCGCCATTGCGCGAATGCGCAGCGAGTAGCGGAATTCTTGCAGGCGCGACCCGAGGTCAAGCAGGTGCTCTACCCAGGGCTCAAGGAGCACCCGGGGCATGAGCTGGCAGCACAGCAGATGCGTGGCTTCGGCGGCATGATGTCCGTGCGCTTCCACAGTGCGGAGCATGCCAAGCAGATCTGCCTCAATACGCGGCTTATCTGCCTGGCAGAATCGCTGGGCGGAGTGGAATCGCTTATCGAGCATCCGAAGAATATGACGCACGTATCCGCGGAAGGATCCGAGCTGGTGCCGCCGGAGGATCTGGTGCGCATCTCCATCGGTATCGAGGACATCGATGACCTGCTCGCGGACTTGGAGCAGGCCCTCGACGCGCTATAG
- a CDS encoding mechanosensitive ion channel family protein: MMNTQFLASAASTTDSAIESVSSFWNDEKVQSWLIERPIRIAIILILAIIAHWLLHRVINKVAENSIKSSGLDKQRLRGKFKGRANRPELSQQEEAMRQTRETRRASRIKTLAGVARSAAAIFVWVWAVIAILDELEVNVAPLIASAGVIGVALGFGAQALVKDFLSGIFMLIEDQYGIGDVVDLGNGVFGDVESISLRITTVRDIDGALWYVRNGEILQVANHSDEYSVARIQIPVGLSNDPEVAGEIIEDAVKEAAQDEKVRKLILSTPRVDGMSGFEPDYVSFRVSTKTLPGKQWDVQRFLQSRVLNVMHTKGITTPYPHGIGIADPRKEEEE, translated from the coding sequence ATGATGAATACGCAATTCTTAGCATCCGCCGCTTCCACCACGGACTCGGCCATCGAGTCCGTGTCCAGTTTTTGGAATGACGAGAAGGTACAAAGCTGGCTTATCGAGCGCCCGATTCGCATCGCTATCATCCTTATCCTGGCCATTATCGCCCACTGGCTCCTCCACCGAGTTATCAACAAAGTGGCCGAAAATAGCATCAAGTCCTCCGGGCTAGATAAGCAGCGCCTGCGCGGGAAATTCAAGGGCCGCGCCAATCGCCCCGAGCTCAGCCAACAAGAAGAAGCCATGCGCCAAACCCGCGAGACCCGGCGCGCCTCCCGCATCAAGACACTTGCCGGCGTAGCCCGTTCCGCCGCCGCCATCTTCGTCTGGGTGTGGGCCGTCATCGCCATCCTGGATGAGTTAGAAGTTAACGTAGCACCGCTTATCGCTTCCGCCGGTGTCATCGGCGTTGCCCTCGGCTTTGGTGCACAGGCGCTGGTGAAGGACTTCCTTTCTGGCATCTTCATGCTCATTGAGGACCAGTACGGCATTGGTGACGTGGTTGATTTGGGCAATGGCGTCTTTGGCGATGTCGAGTCCATTTCCCTGCGCATCACCACGGTCCGCGATATCGATGGCGCCCTCTGGTACGTGCGCAACGGTGAAATTCTCCAGGTAGCCAACCACTCCGATGAGTACTCCGTTGCCCGCATCCAAATTCCGGTGGGCCTTTCTAATGACCCAGAGGTGGCCGGCGAAATCATTGAGGACGCAGTGAAAGAAGCCGCACAGGACGAAAAGGTGCGCAAGCTCATCCTCAGCACACCCCGTGTGGACGGCATGTCTGGCTTTGAGCCGGATTATGTATCCTTCCGTGTCTCGACCAAGACCTTGCCGGGCAAGCAGTGGGACGTTCAGCGTTTCCTACAGTCCCGCGTGCTCAATGTCATGCACACTAAAGGTATTACCACCCCCTACCCGCACGGCATCGGCATTGCCGATCCCCGCAAGGAAGAAGAAGAGTAA
- a CDS encoding globin, with the protein MDSVYEAIGGMETFERLVHGFYSQVKEDDVIGPMYPDNDWEGAEQRLTWFLAQYWGGPQLFSENRGHPRLRMRHAPYPIDITAHDRWLELMGNSLADIDEETIPPAYREMIWDHMQRVAAMMINKAP; encoded by the coding sequence ATGGATTCTGTCTATGAGGCCATCGGCGGCATGGAGACCTTTGAGCGCCTCGTCCACGGCTTTTATTCCCAGGTCAAAGAGGACGATGTCATTGGCCCGATGTACCCCGATAACGACTGGGAAGGCGCCGAACAGCGCCTTACCTGGTTCTTGGCACAATACTGGGGCGGCCCGCAGCTATTTTCTGAAAACCGTGGGCACCCGCGCCTGCGCATGCGCCACGCCCCCTACCCCATCGATATCACCGCGCACGACCGGTGGCTAGAACTCATGGGCAACTCCCTCGCGGACATCGACGAGGAAACCATCCCACCCGCCTACCGCGAGATGATTTGGGATCACATGCAGCGCGTGGCCGCCATGATGATCAACAAAGCACCATAA
- the ald gene encoding alanine dehydrogenase: MRIAVPKEIMNNENRVALTPSGAQTLVQDGHEVLIETGAGEGASFPDSEYEAAGASIVGTAEDTWAQAELLLKVKEPLEAEYQYLRPDLTVFTYLHLAADRPLTEALVDANTTAIAYETVTDRHGTLPLLTPMSQVAGRLAAIEGTHHLLSTQGGRGLLVSGVPGTQPARVVVIGGGQVGASAVAMAHGLRAEVTVLDLDPHVLQRFDDQYAGGVRTLISDPATIDKELQEADLVIGAVLIPGAAAPKLVREETVKKMKKGAVLVDVAIDQGGCFENSKKTSHDDPTFKVHDTLFYCVANMPGAVANTSTRALSSATLPYIRAVANDSLDAAIKRFPGLEGGVMTRGGRLVSEPVRKAFDWED, translated from the coding sequence ATGCGTATTGCTGTGCCAAAAGAAATCATGAATAACGAGAATCGCGTGGCTCTTACCCCGAGCGGCGCGCAGACCCTCGTTCAGGATGGTCATGAGGTCCTCATTGAGACTGGTGCCGGTGAAGGCGCTTCTTTCCCGGACTCCGAGTACGAGGCCGCGGGTGCCAGCATCGTTGGCACTGCGGAAGATACCTGGGCACAGGCAGAGCTGCTGCTGAAGGTGAAGGAGCCGCTCGAGGCTGAGTACCAGTACCTGCGCCCAGACCTCACCGTCTTCACGTACCTGCACCTTGCGGCGGATCGTCCGCTGACTGAGGCACTTGTCGACGCCAATACCACCGCCATCGCCTATGAGACGGTCACCGACCGCCACGGCACCCTGCCGCTTCTCACCCCGATGTCTCAGGTAGCTGGCCGCCTTGCCGCCATCGAAGGCACCCACCACCTGTTGTCCACCCAGGGTGGCCGCGGCCTGCTGGTCTCCGGTGTTCCGGGCACTCAGCCAGCACGCGTCGTAGTTATCGGCGGCGGCCAGGTCGGCGCGTCCGCTGTAGCTATGGCCCACGGCCTTCGCGCCGAGGTGACGGTGCTGGACCTCGATCCGCACGTTCTCCAGCGCTTCGATGACCAGTACGCCGGAGGCGTCCGCACCCTGATCTCCGATCCAGCCACCATCGATAAGGAACTGCAGGAAGCCGACCTCGTCATCGGTGCCGTACTTATTCCGGGAGCCGCCGCGCCGAAGCTGGTGCGTGAAGAGACTGTAAAGAAGATGAAGAAGGGCGCGGTGCTCGTCGACGTAGCGATCGACCAGGGCGGTTGCTTCGAGAACTCCAAGAAGACCTCCCACGATGACCCCACCTTCAAGGTGCATGACACCCTGTTCTACTGCGTGGCGAATATGCCGGGTGCGGTGGCTAATACCTCCACCCGCGCGTTGTCTTCTGCGACCCTGCCGTACATCCGCGCGGTGGCCAACGACAGCCTGGATGCCGCGATCAAGCGCTTCCCAGGTCTGGAAGGCGGCGTCATGACTCGCGGTGGCCGTCTGGTTTCCGAGCCTGTGCGCAAGGCCTTTGATTGGGAAGACTAG
- a CDS encoding acyl-CoA thioesterase yields the protein MMATPSVHTYRIQTRWSDFDMYGHMMNANYIELAQEARLAFAKEHIYSKGLDFVAFVRHLDVDFQRPMEFKDTTTVEVETTISQIGTTSFTTTQQVKNAQGEVAATVDCVQVVIDRQQQTPRPLTDQEKDILHNTAAN from the coding sequence ATGATGGCAACCCCAAGCGTGCACACGTACCGTATTCAAACCCGCTGGTCGGATTTTGATATGTACGGCCACATGATGAACGCAAACTACATCGAGCTCGCCCAGGAAGCGCGCCTGGCCTTTGCGAAGGAACATATCTATTCCAAAGGCCTCGACTTCGTGGCGTTCGTGCGCCACCTCGATGTGGACTTCCAGCGCCCGATGGAGTTTAAGGACACCACTACGGTGGAGGTGGAAACTACCATTTCCCAGATTGGTACCACCTCGTTTACCACCACTCAGCAAGTGAAGAACGCCCAGGGCGAGGTCGCGGCAACCGTGGATTGCGTGCAGGTAGTCATTGACCGTCAGCAGCAGACCCCGCGTCCATTGACGGACCAGGAAAAGGATATTCTGCACAATACCGCTGCCAACTAG
- the ettA gene encoding energy-dependent translational throttle protein EttA — translation MGEFIYTMKNVRKAIGDKVILDDVTMAFYPGAKIGVVGPNGAGKSSILKIMAGLDQPSNGEAFLDPGATVGILQQEPPLNDEKTVRGNVEEGLGDIFEKKQRFEQIAEEMATNYSDELMEEMGKLQEELDAADAWEVDSKIEQAMEALRCPPSDAPVTNLSGGERRRVALAKLLLTEPDLLLLDEPTNHLDAESVQWLEKHLADYPGAVLAVTHDRYFLDHVAGWICEVDRGKLYPYEGNYSTYLDKKQERLEVAGKKDAKLRKRLKDELEWVRSGSKARQAKNKARLERYEEMAAEAEKYKKLDFEEIQIPTPPRLGNKVVEVKDLQKGFDDRVLIKDLSFTLPRNGIVGVIGPNGVGKTTLFKTIVGLEQPDAGSVEVGDTVKLSYVDQNRENIDPEATVWEVVSGGLDYIHVGQNEMPSRAYLSAFGFKGPDQQKPSKVLSGGERNRLNLALTLKEGGNLILLDEPTNDLDVETLGSLENALEKFPGCAVVISHDRWFLDRTCTHILAWEGNVEEGQWFWFEGNFGDYEKNKVDRLGEEAARPSRVTHRKLTR, via the coding sequence GTGGGCGAATTCATCTACACGATGAAAAACGTGCGCAAGGCAATTGGCGATAAAGTCATCCTTGACGATGTAACAATGGCGTTCTACCCAGGTGCCAAGATTGGTGTGGTCGGCCCTAACGGTGCCGGTAAGTCCTCCATTCTGAAGATTATGGCCGGCCTGGATCAGCCTTCCAACGGCGAGGCCTTCTTGGATCCGGGTGCCACCGTGGGCATCCTGCAGCAGGAGCCGCCGCTCAATGACGAGAAGACCGTACGCGGCAACGTCGAAGAGGGCTTGGGCGATATCTTTGAAAAGAAGCAGCGCTTCGAGCAGATCGCCGAGGAAATGGCCACCAACTACAGCGACGAGCTCATGGAAGAAATGGGCAAGCTGCAAGAAGAGCTGGACGCCGCCGATGCTTGGGAGGTTGATTCCAAGATCGAGCAGGCCATGGAAGCTTTGCGCTGCCCGCCTTCCGACGCCCCAGTGACCAACCTTTCTGGTGGCGAGCGCCGTCGTGTAGCGCTGGCTAAACTCCTGCTCACCGAGCCGGACCTGCTGCTGCTCGACGAGCCTACGAACCACCTGGACGCCGAGTCCGTGCAGTGGCTGGAGAAGCACCTGGCCGATTACCCGGGTGCTGTCTTGGCCGTGACCCACGACCGCTACTTCCTTGACCACGTCGCGGGCTGGATCTGTGAGGTTGACCGCGGCAAGCTCTACCCGTACGAGGGCAACTACTCCACCTACCTGGATAAGAAGCAGGAGCGCTTGGAGGTTGCTGGCAAGAAGGATGCGAAGCTGCGCAAGCGCCTGAAGGACGAGCTGGAGTGGGTACGCTCCGGCTCGAAGGCCCGCCAGGCCAAGAACAAGGCTCGTCTGGAGCGCTACGAGGAGATGGCTGCCGAGGCCGAGAAGTACAAGAAGCTCGACTTCGAAGAGATCCAGATTCCTACCCCGCCGCGCTTGGGCAATAAGGTTGTGGAAGTCAAGGACCTGCAGAAGGGCTTCGATGACCGCGTCCTGATTAAGGACCTCTCCTTCACCCTGCCGCGCAACGGCATCGTGGGCGTTATCGGCCCGAACGGTGTGGGTAAGACCACCCTGTTTAAGACCATCGTTGGCCTGGAGCAGCCGGATGCCGGTTCCGTCGAGGTGGGCGATACCGTCAAGCTGTCCTACGTGGACCAGAACCGTGAGAACATCGACCCCGAGGCAACCGTCTGGGAGGTTGTCTCCGGCGGCCTAGATTACATTCACGTTGGTCAAAACGAGATGCCGTCGCGTGCTTACCTGTCCGCGTTCGGCTTCAAGGGCCCGGATCAGCAGAAGCCATCCAAGGTGCTTTCCGGTGGTGAGCGCAACCGCCTGAACTTGGCGCTGACCCTGAAGGAGGGCGGCAACCTGATCCTCCTTGACGAGCCGACCAACGACTTGGACGTGGAAACCCTCGGCTCACTGGAAAACGCGCTGGAGAAGTTCCCGGGCTGCGCCGTGGTCATTTCCCACGACCGCTGGTTCCTGGACCGCACCTGTACCCACATCTTGGCCTGGGAAGGCAATGTGGAAGAAGGCCAGTGGTTCTGGTTCGAGGGTAACTTCGGCGATTACGAGAAGAACAAGGTCGACCGCCTCGGTGAAGAGGCAGCCCGTCCTTCCCGCGTGACCCACCGCAAGCTGACCCGCTAA
- a CDS encoding single-stranded DNA-binding protein, with amino-acid sequence MSQYPITLTGRLTRDPILTKTSTGAYKAKLRVASSRRIPDRQVDAGANDPEGNNPKAPQWRDVDHLYIDVEMWNQFAINVRKSLAKGMPLVIVGSLVTEQWRDDQGTDHFRTFIKAQYVGLDLNRHVIGTKRLAPQYNQENIAVPELGDNAIEPDVDHSLPPQQAGQGDTAVDTAADRYLAERAVAARGGEEDSFDDAEVEEEAAEAESAPVNA; translated from the coding sequence ATGTCCCAATACCCAATTACTTTGACCGGTCGCCTTACTCGCGATCCCATCCTGACCAAGACCTCAACTGGGGCCTATAAGGCTAAGCTGCGCGTCGCTTCTTCCCGCCGAATTCCGGACCGTCAGGTCGATGCCGGCGCCAATGATCCGGAAGGCAACAACCCCAAGGCCCCGCAGTGGCGCGACGTGGACCACCTCTACATCGACGTCGAAATGTGGAATCAATTCGCCATCAATGTGCGCAAATCCCTGGCTAAAGGCATGCCGCTGGTCATCGTGGGCTCCTTAGTTACAGAACAATGGCGCGATGACCAGGGCACCGATCACTTCCGCACGTTCATTAAGGCGCAGTACGTGGGCCTGGATCTGAACCGCCACGTTATCGGTACCAAGCGGCTCGCTCCGCAGTACAACCAGGAAAATATTGCGGTCCCAGAACTGGGGGACAACGCCATCGAACCGGACGTGGACCACAGCCTGCCGCCGCAGCAGGCAGGGCAGGGAGATACCGCTGTCGATACCGCGGCCGACCGCTATCTAGCCGAGCGCGCCGTAGCCGCACGCGGTGGGGAAGAAGATTCCTTCGACGACGCCGAGGTGGAAGAGGAAGCTGCCGAGGCAGAATCCGCCCCAGTAAACGCATAA